A genomic region of Alicyclobacillus sp. SO9 contains the following coding sequences:
- a CDS encoding sugar kinase: MDVITWGESMVLFTPQNNGPLESVAAFQKGVAGAESNVAIGLSRLGHQVTWISKLGEDSFGRYIFKTLRGEGVDVSKVQFSRDHRTGIMFKELLHSNRTNVLYYRQNSAASHLQTQDISLETLQETPFMLVTGITPALSADNRLTTAEVMKRARKLGIRVVFDPNIRLKLWPLDEARPVLLELAALSDIVLPGIDEGKLLVNETHPERIADAFLQLGANTTVVKLGPKGAYYKTQHTANYVTGFPVELVNEVGAGDAFAAGLVSGLLDELSMDEAVLRACALGALAVTVMGDYEGLPYRAELNDFMSGQSKPAR; encoded by the coding sequence ATGGACGTCATAACGTGGGGAGAATCCATGGTGCTGTTCACACCACAAAACAACGGCCCGCTGGAGTCCGTTGCTGCATTCCAAAAAGGTGTTGCAGGAGCAGAATCAAATGTCGCCATTGGCTTGTCCCGCCTCGGGCATCAAGTTACGTGGATCAGTAAATTAGGTGAGGACAGTTTCGGACGATACATATTCAAGACCTTGCGTGGAGAAGGTGTGGATGTTTCAAAAGTCCAATTCAGCCGTGACCACAGGACAGGAATTATGTTTAAGGAACTGCTCCACTCCAATCGCACCAATGTTCTCTATTACCGCCAGAACTCTGCAGCCAGTCACCTTCAGACACAGGATATTTCACTAGAAACACTGCAAGAAACCCCCTTCATGTTAGTCACGGGAATCACGCCGGCGTTAAGCGCCGACAACCGCCTGACCACGGCAGAGGTAATGAAGAGGGCGCGAAAGCTGGGAATTCGAGTTGTATTTGACCCGAATATCCGTCTTAAACTCTGGCCGCTAGATGAGGCACGCCCCGTACTTCTAGAGTTGGCCGCTCTGTCGGATATTGTCCTTCCGGGCATTGACGAAGGTAAGTTACTCGTCAATGAAACACACCCAGAAAGAATTGCAGATGCCTTCCTACAGTTAGGAGCCAACACGACAGTCGTGAAACTCGGGCCCAAAGGGGCTTACTATAAGACCCAGCACACTGCAAACTACGTGACTGGATTTCCCGTTGAACTCGTCAATGAGGTTGGTGCCGGCGATGCCTTTGCTGCAGGACTCGTATCTGGTCTCCTTGATGAACTGTCAATGGATGAAGCAGTCCTGCGAGCCTGTGCCCTCGGTGCCTTGGCGGTGACGGTCATGGGTGATTACGAAGGTCTTCCGTACCGAGCGGAGTTGAATGATTTTATGTCTGGACAGAGCAAGCCGGCACGATAA
- a CDS encoding IclR family transcriptional regulator has product MPAAYGTAVLKAVSILNFLSTVDKPQKLKDICQTTGLNKATAFKLLETLQSVGYVEKTDDVGYRLGLGLVRIAGAALHSVNTVRLIEPYVKELNMRTGETVHFGVAERNEVVYVTKLESKQAVRMYSKVGNTAPMYCTGIGKAILSTYGEVDLAEYLASVSLRKITNQTLTDEHQLRRELREVREQGYSIDNGEHEPEVRCIAVPLVANGKTYGAVSVSVPSYRMDDAATERHLADLKWCQVKILSDLRLLS; this is encoded by the coding sequence ATGCCTGCAGCCTACGGAACTGCCGTTCTGAAAGCAGTTTCCATCTTGAATTTCTTATCAACGGTGGATAAACCACAAAAACTAAAGGATATCTGCCAGACAACGGGATTAAACAAGGCGACCGCATTCAAATTGCTCGAGACGTTGCAGTCAGTGGGCTATGTCGAAAAGACCGATGATGTAGGATATCGGTTGGGACTGGGCCTCGTGCGCATTGCAGGTGCAGCGCTTCACTCTGTAAATACAGTGCGGTTGATTGAGCCTTATGTGAAGGAATTGAATATGCGGACTGGAGAGACGGTGCATTTTGGTGTTGCGGAACGCAATGAAGTGGTCTATGTGACGAAACTGGAAAGCAAACAAGCTGTACGGATGTATTCTAAAGTCGGCAATACGGCTCCCATGTACTGTACAGGCATCGGAAAAGCCATTCTCTCCACCTATGGTGAAGTTGACTTGGCAGAGTATCTAGCAAGTGTCAGCCTGCGAAAGATTACAAATCAAACGCTGACAGACGAACACCAGTTGCGTCGAGAACTCCGCGAGGTACGCGAGCAGGGCTACAGTATTGATAATGGCGAACACGAACCTGAAGTTCGGTGCATTGCAGTACCGCTGGTTGCTAATGGGAAAACCTATGGGGCAGTCAGTGTAAGTGTACCGAGCTATCGGATGGACGATGCGGCCACAGAACGACATTTGGCTGACCTGAAGTGGTGTCAGGTCAAGATTCTGTCTGATTTGCGGCTTCTGTCTTGA